From Peromyscus maniculatus bairdii isolate BWxNUB_F1_BW_parent chromosome 8, HU_Pman_BW_mat_3.1, whole genome shotgun sequence, a single genomic window includes:
- the Ccl16 gene encoding C-C motif chemokine 16, translating to MLNRVLYGHSWPQPYSWPAPPPPPPPVPKRSESRDLSSQSEDGLLGGHFLSALPWRCTTHPTEKMKVSFTCLLLLLAILSTASAFYNRPRMPESIKPLPNCCHKYYEKVLPKKRVAGYKEALSCHLPGIIFVTKKNLEVCANPNEEWVKEYIKDPKIPLMPHKNLA from the exons ATGTTAAATCGTGTCCTCTATGGGCACAGCTGGCCACAGCCATACAGCTGG CcagcaccacctcctcctccaccacccgtTCCGAAGCGGTCAGAGTCCAGAGATCTGAGCAGTCAGAGTGAGGACGGCCTGCTGGGTGGGCATTTCCTTTCAGCTCTGCCCTGGCGCTGCACTACCCACCCCACCGAGAAGATGAAGGTCTCCttcacctgcctcctcctcctcctcgccatCCTCAGCACAGCATCTGCTTTCTACAACCGGCCGA GAATGCCTGAGTCGATAAAACCTCTACCCAACTGCTGCCATAAGTACTATGAGAAAGTACTGCCAAAGAAACGGGTGGCGGGATACAAAGAGGCCCTCAGCTGCCACCTGCCAGGAATCAT CTTTGTCACCAAGAAGAACCTAGAAGTCTGTGCCAACCCTAATGAGGAATGGGTCAAAGAGTACATCAAGGATCCCAAAATACCTTTGATGCCTCACAAGAATTTAGCCTAG
- the LOC102914706 gene encoding C-C motif chemokine 6-like isoform X3, with the protein MKSSPTAFSFLFLAAALGLQAQIIHGFGESPDCCFSYTSWIKCSRFVYYFPTSGNCFKPGIIFVTKKRNQVCANPSDQRVQECIKRLRQNLRPGNQAIV; encoded by the exons ATGAAGTCTTCTCCTactgctttctccttcctctttcttgcagCTGCTCTTGGGCTCCAGGCCCAGATCATACATG GCTTTGGAGAGTCTCCAGACTGCTGCTTCTCCTATACCTCATGGATCAAGTGTTCAAGATTTGTATATTATTTTCCAACCAGTGGTAACTGTTTCAAGCCAGGCATCAT CTTTGTCACCAAGAAGAGGAACCAGGTCTGTGCCAACCCCAGTGATCAGAGAGTTCAGGAGTGCATAAAACGCCTGAGGCAAAACCTAAGACCTGGGAACCAAGCCATTGTGTGA
- the LOC102914706 gene encoding C-C motif chemokine 9-like isoform X1 yields MKSSPTAFSFLFLAAALGLQAQIIHATETKEVLEAKEGLELDMLPLGFGESPDCCFSYTSWIKCSRFVYYFPTSGNCFKPGIIFVTKKRNQVCANPSDQRVQECIKRLRQNLRPGNQAIV; encoded by the exons ATGAAGTCTTCTCCTactgctttctccttcctctttcttgcagCTGCTCTTGGGCTCCAGGCCCAGATCATACATG CGACAGAGACAAAAGAAGTCCTGGAGGCAAAGGAAGGACTTGAACTTGACATGCTTCCCCTGG GCTTTGGAGAGTCTCCAGACTGCTGCTTCTCCTATACCTCATGGATCAAGTGTTCAAGATTTGTATATTATTTTCCAACCAGTGGTAACTGTTTCAAGCCAGGCATCAT CTTTGTCACCAAGAAGAGGAACCAGGTCTGTGCCAACCCCAGTGATCAGAGAGTTCAGGAGTGCATAAAACGCCTGAGGCAAAACCTAAGACCTGGGAACCAAGCCATTGTGTGA